The following are encoded together in the Onychostoma macrolepis isolate SWU-2019 chromosome 03, ASM1243209v1, whole genome shotgun sequence genome:
- the slc16a3a gene encoding monocarboxylate transporter 4-like encodes MGGVALDDGSSGVKAPDGGWGWAVLFGCFVITGFSYAFPKAVSVFFKELIREFEVGYSDTAWISSILLAMLYGTGPLCSILVNRFGCRPVMLVGGLFASLGMVLASFATSIIHIYLCTGVITGLGMALNFQPSLIMLNRYFSEKRPLANGLAAAGSPVALCCLSPLGQVLQYEYGWRGGFFILGGILLNCCACGALMRPLVPPKRSETPGIENTPDDGNKKAKPKPKLLDFSVFRDPGFVIYTVAASIMVLGLFVPPVFVVSYAKELGNEDTKSALLLTILGFIDIFARPTCGIIAGLQWVRPRCVYLFSFALIFNGTTDLVGSLSKDYTSLVVFCIFFGISYGMVGALQFEVLMAVVGTEKFSSAIGLVLLLEAIAVLVGPPSAGRLLDSTKNYMYVFLLAGIEVVISALVLAICNLLFIKKKPEAPETAIENGETVEAKNHSSTPPIEEPHKANGNSEKIDENVMKDPKEVETFLKDEDEQNKNITCSPETDL; translated from the exons ATGGGAGGAGTGGCACTGGATGACGGTAGTAGTGGAGTGAAGGCCCCTGATGGTGGCTGGGGTTGGGCCGTGCTCTTTGGTTGCTTCGTCATCACAGGTTTCTCCTACGCTTTTCCCAAGGCTGTCAGTGTTTTCTTCAAGGAGCTGATTAGAGAGTTTGAGGTGGGCTACAGTGACACAGCCTGGATCTCCTCCATCCTATTGGCTATGCTTTATGGCACTG GGCCTTTATGCAGCATTTTAGTCAATCGATTTGGATGCCGTCCAGTGATGTTGGTGGGCGGCCTCTTTGCATCGTTGGGAATGGTCTTGGCATCATTTGCCACAAGCATCATCCACATTTACTTGTGTACAGGAGTCATTACAG GTCTTGGAATGGCTTTGAACTTCCAGCCATCACTCATTATGTTGAATCGATATTTCAGTGAGAAGCGGCCGCTGGCTAACGGCCTGGCCGCAGCTGGGAGTCCAGTGGCTCTGTGCTGTCTGTCCCCTTTGGGGCAAGTCCTTCAGTATGAATATGGCTGGAGAGGGGGCTTCTTCATCTTGGGAGGCATACTTCTGAACTGCTGTGCCTGTGGGGCTTTAATGAGGCCTTTGGTCCCACCAAAGAGGTCAGAGACCCCTGGGATTGAAAACACACCAGATGATGGTAACAAGAAAGCAAAGCCCAAGCCCAAGCTGCTGGACTTCAGTGTTTTCAGAGACCCGGGCTTTGTCATTTATACAGTCGCTGCCTCCATTATGGTGCTCGGTTTGTTTGTGCCTCCAGTGTTTGTGGTGAGCTATGCCAAAGAGTTGGGAAACGAAGACACAAAATCCGCCCTCCTGCTTACCATTCTGGGTTTCATTGACATTTTCGCACGGCCCACGTGTGGCATCATCGCTGGACTCCAGTGGGTTCGCCCTCGATGCGTCTACCTCTTCAGTTTCGCTCTCATATTCAATGGCACCACAGATCTGGTGGGCTCCCTGTCTAAAGACTACACCTCTCTGGTGGTGTTCTGCATCTTCTTTGGCATCTCTTATGGCATGGTGGGAGCCTTGCAGTTTGAGGTTCTCATGGCTGTTGTGGGTACAGAGAAGTTCTCAAGCGCCATTGGTTTAGTTCTCCTGCTTGAAGCCATTGCTGTGCTGGTTGGGCCTCCATCTGCTG GGCGCCTTTTGGACTCCACTAAGAACTACATGTATGTTTTCCTTCTGGCTGGGATTGAGGTTGTGATATCAGCTTTAGTGCTGGCCATATGCAACTTACTGTTCATAAAGAAGAAGCCTGAGGCACCAGAGACTGCAATAGAAAATGGAGAGACAGTGGAGGCAAAGAATCACTCCAGTACGCCACCTATAGAGGAGCCTCACAAGGCCAATGGAAACTCAGAAAAAATTGATGAGAATGTGATGAAGGATCCAAAGGAAgtggaaacatttcttaaagaTGAAGATGAGCAGAATAAGAACATCACCTGTAGTCCAGAAACCGACCTCTGA
- the engase gene encoding cytosolic endo-beta-N-acetylglucosaminidase isoform X1: MESVFTKEKKNMTSCKRKWEETTSSKIPKTEENSSESCLSQPSDQSVHEVITYEPATLPAIHYDPDTTEPISCSLKSLDQLLSWKRNEASPFNVATVPLASRYPPLHSCPRRTLVSHDMMGGYLEDRFIQGAEVEMPYAFYHWEYIDIFNYFSHQMVTIPPAVWTNAAHKHGVLSIGTFITEWTDGAKTCEAFLADEESYRAAADKLVQISHCYGFDGWLINIENVLSETAVKNTGPFLRYLMDQMHERVPGSVVIWYDSVLKNGSLIWQNELNDDNRMFFDACDGIFTNYNWTEQSLQWMKSYSSAQGRFADIYVGVDVFARGKVVGGKFETNKALELIRKYEFSTALFAPGWVYECHEKADFRQNQDKFWNLLSDFVYIHRPSSSLPFISSFCQGFGKSMYWRGQVEMKRSWFNLHAQEIQPLYLSENLNNGGWLRTRGCSEDAWIGGCSLMVEGMIPSGLSKVCARIFSLHIPLAPKTFVSFVYKPPVGVNISLELKTIDGPLCTFDGMEEITSSSVFPEALAEDNQLVEQFARNCGRWTLDGWTTRCFLLKMIGCSLREVCIRVSRDEGDEDVSFNCRIGEIMLLDAESLQAPLQSVEGICVTDVVWHTGSSKGDGHTLKVLLNATLRWQYPSQQVRHFRIHWRHLRGPDPRIPPGPLTLIGRSYSNLYRVVEVEVPAAPGLIELVVEPVSREGFRVPEAQWGRRTLSYSASSSESPSM, translated from the exons ATGGAAAGTGTTTttacaaaagagaaaaaaaacatgacatcCTGCAAACGAAAATGGGAAGAAACTACAAGCAGTAAGATTCCTAAAACTGAGGAGAACAG CTCTGAGTCTTGCCTCAGTCAGCCAAGCGATCAAAGTGTTCATGAGGTCATAACTTATGAGCCAGCAACGTTGCCAG CAATCCACTATGATCCTGACACAACTGAGCCCATCAGCTGCAGTCTGAAGTCTCTTGATCAATTGTTGTCGTGGAAAAGGAATGAAGCAAGTCCTTTTAATGTGGCCACTGTGCCTTTGGCTAGCAGGTATCCTCCACTGCACAGCTGCCCTAGACGGACATTAGTGTCCCATGACATGATGGGTGGCTACCTGGAGGACAG GTTCATTCAAGGTGCAGAGGTGGAGATGCCATATGCCTTCTATCACTGGGAGTATATCGACATCTTCAACTACTTCAGTCATCAGATGGTAACCATTCCTCCTGCGGTTTGGACGAACGCAGCACATAAGCATGGAGTGCTCTCTATAG GCACATTCATCACAGAGTGGACCGATGGAGCGAAGACATGTGAGGCCTTCCTTGCAGATGAGGAGAGTTACCGCGCAGCTGCTGATAAGTTGGTTCAGATTTCCCACTGCTACGGCTTTGACGGCTGGCTCATTAACATAGAAAATGTGCTGAGT GAGACTGCGGTGAAGAACACTGGACCCTTTCTGCGCTACCTCATGGACCAGATGCATGAGCGCGTTCCTGGCAGTGTGGTGATCTGGTATGACAGCGTGCTCAAAAACGGCTCGCTCATTTGGCAGAACGAACTCAATGACGACAACAG AATGTTTTTTGATGCCTGTGATGGAATATTCACTAACTACAACTGGACAGAGCAGAGTCTGCAGTGGATGAAGTCCTACTCTTCTGCTCAGGGCCGCTTTGCTGACATCTATGTTGGTGTTGATGTGTTTGCGAGAGGGAAGGTGGTCGGAGGGAAATTTGAGACTAATAAA GCTCTGGAGCTGATTCGGAAGtatgaattttcaacagccttATTTGCTCCTGGGTGGGTGTATGAATGCCACGAAAAGGCAGATTTCCGCCAAAACCAGGACAA GTTTTGGAACTTGCTGTCTGATTTTGTTTATATCCACCGGCCCTCGTCCAGTCTTCCATTCATCTCCTCATTCTGTCAGGGCTTTGGGAAGAGCATGTACTGGAGGGGACAG GTGGAGATGAAGAGAAGCTGGTTTAATTTGCATGCTCAGGAGATCCAGCCTTTGTACCTTTCTGAGAACTTGAACAATGGCGGCTGGCTGAGAACCCGTGGCTGCTCAGAGGACGCTTGGATTGGAGGCTGCTCTCTGATGGTGGAGGGCATGATTCCATCTGGACTTTCTAAAGTCTGTGCAAG GATATTTTCTCTCCACATTCCCTTGGCCCCCAAgacatttgtttcttttgtctACAAGCCACCAGTGGGGGTGAACATATCCTTGGAGCTCAAAACGATAGATGGTCCTCTGTGCACATTTGATGGGATGGAGGAAATAACAT CTAGCAGTGTCTTTCCAGAAGCATTAGCAGAGGATAACCAGCTGGTTGAGCAGTTTGCACGGAATTGTGGCCGTTGGACTTTAGATGGCTGGACTACCAG ATGTTTCCTGTTGAAAATGATTGGCTGCTCATTGCGAGAAGTTTGTATTCGTGTTTCCCGAGATGAAGGCGATGAAGATGTTTCCTTTAACTGCAGGATTGGAGAGATTATG CTGTTGGATGCAGAGAGTCTTCAAGCACCCCTGCAGTCTGTTGAAGGCATCTGTGTGACTGATGTTGTGTGGCACACAGGTTCTTCCAAGGGAGACGGACACACGCTCAAGGTACTTTTGAATGCCACCTTACGCTGGCAATACCCCAGCCAGCAGGTCCGCCATTTCCGGATTCATTGGAGGCATCTCCGTGGTCCTGACCCTCGCATTCCCCCTGGTCCATTGACTCTGATTGGCAGATCTTACTCTAACCTGTACCGTGTGGTGGAGGTGGAGGTGCCTGCTGCTCCGGGTCTCATAGAGCTAGTGGTGGAGCCTGTGAGCAGAGAGGGATTCAGAGTCCCTGAGGCCCAGTGGGGCCGACGCACACTCAGCTACAGCGCCAGTTCCTCAGAGAGCCCGTCAATGTGA
- the engase gene encoding cytosolic endo-beta-N-acetylglucosaminidase isoform X2, protein MPYAFYHWEYIDIFNYFSHQMVTIPPAVWTNAAHKHGVLSIGTFITEWTDGAKTCEAFLADEESYRAAADKLVQISHCYGFDGWLINIENVLSETAVKNTGPFLRYLMDQMHERVPGSVVIWYDSVLKNGSLIWQNELNDDNRMFFDACDGIFTNYNWTEQSLQWMKSYSSAQGRFADIYVGVDVFARGKVVGGKFETNKALELIRKYEFSTALFAPGWVYECHEKADFRQNQDKFWNLLSDFVYIHRPSSSLPFISSFCQGFGKSMYWRGQVEMKRSWFNLHAQEIQPLYLSENLNNGGWLRTRGCSEDAWIGGCSLMVEGMIPSGLSKVCARIFSLHIPLAPKTFVSFVYKPPVGVNISLELKTIDGPLCTFDGMEEITSSSVFPEALAEDNQLVEQFARNCGRWTLDGWTTRCFLLKMIGCSLREVCIRVSRDEGDEDVSFNCRIGEIMLLDAESLQAPLQSVEGICVTDVVWHTGSSKGDGHTLKVLLNATLRWQYPSQQVRHFRIHWRHLRGPDPRIPPGPLTLIGRSYSNLYRVVEVEVPAAPGLIELVVEPVSREGFRVPEAQWGRRTLSYSASSSESPSM, encoded by the exons ATGCCATATGCCTTCTATCACTGGGAGTATATCGACATCTTCAACTACTTCAGTCATCAGATGGTAACCATTCCTCCTGCGGTTTGGACGAACGCAGCACATAAGCATGGAGTGCTCTCTATAG GCACATTCATCACAGAGTGGACCGATGGAGCGAAGACATGTGAGGCCTTCCTTGCAGATGAGGAGAGTTACCGCGCAGCTGCTGATAAGTTGGTTCAGATTTCCCACTGCTACGGCTTTGACGGCTGGCTCATTAACATAGAAAATGTGCTGAGT GAGACTGCGGTGAAGAACACTGGACCCTTTCTGCGCTACCTCATGGACCAGATGCATGAGCGCGTTCCTGGCAGTGTGGTGATCTGGTATGACAGCGTGCTCAAAAACGGCTCGCTCATTTGGCAGAACGAACTCAATGACGACAACAG AATGTTTTTTGATGCCTGTGATGGAATATTCACTAACTACAACTGGACAGAGCAGAGTCTGCAGTGGATGAAGTCCTACTCTTCTGCTCAGGGCCGCTTTGCTGACATCTATGTTGGTGTTGATGTGTTTGCGAGAGGGAAGGTGGTCGGAGGGAAATTTGAGACTAATAAA GCTCTGGAGCTGATTCGGAAGtatgaattttcaacagccttATTTGCTCCTGGGTGGGTGTATGAATGCCACGAAAAGGCAGATTTCCGCCAAAACCAGGACAA GTTTTGGAACTTGCTGTCTGATTTTGTTTATATCCACCGGCCCTCGTCCAGTCTTCCATTCATCTCCTCATTCTGTCAGGGCTTTGGGAAGAGCATGTACTGGAGGGGACAG GTGGAGATGAAGAGAAGCTGGTTTAATTTGCATGCTCAGGAGATCCAGCCTTTGTACCTTTCTGAGAACTTGAACAATGGCGGCTGGCTGAGAACCCGTGGCTGCTCAGAGGACGCTTGGATTGGAGGCTGCTCTCTGATGGTGGAGGGCATGATTCCATCTGGACTTTCTAAAGTCTGTGCAAG GATATTTTCTCTCCACATTCCCTTGGCCCCCAAgacatttgtttcttttgtctACAAGCCACCAGTGGGGGTGAACATATCCTTGGAGCTCAAAACGATAGATGGTCCTCTGTGCACATTTGATGGGATGGAGGAAATAACAT CTAGCAGTGTCTTTCCAGAAGCATTAGCAGAGGATAACCAGCTGGTTGAGCAGTTTGCACGGAATTGTGGCCGTTGGACTTTAGATGGCTGGACTACCAG ATGTTTCCTGTTGAAAATGATTGGCTGCTCATTGCGAGAAGTTTGTATTCGTGTTTCCCGAGATGAAGGCGATGAAGATGTTTCCTTTAACTGCAGGATTGGAGAGATTATG CTGTTGGATGCAGAGAGTCTTCAAGCACCCCTGCAGTCTGTTGAAGGCATCTGTGTGACTGATGTTGTGTGGCACACAGGTTCTTCCAAGGGAGACGGACACACGCTCAAGGTACTTTTGAATGCCACCTTACGCTGGCAATACCCCAGCCAGCAGGTCCGCCATTTCCGGATTCATTGGAGGCATCTCCGTGGTCCTGACCCTCGCATTCCCCCTGGTCCATTGACTCTGATTGGCAGATCTTACTCTAACCTGTACCGTGTGGTGGAGGTGGAGGTGCCTGCTGCTCCGGGTCTCATAGAGCTAGTGGTGGAGCCTGTGAGCAGAGAGGGATTCAGAGTCCCTGAGGCCCAGTGGGGCCGACGCACACTCAGCTACAGCGCCAGTTCCTCAGAGAGCCCGTCAATGTGA